In Duganella zoogloeoides, a single genomic region encodes these proteins:
- a CDS encoding dihydrodipicolinate synthase family protein translates to MSDNIFTGTIPALMTPCTADRTPDFDALVRKGRELVDAGMSAVVYCGSMGDWPLLTEAQRQEGVARLVAAGVPTIVGTGAVNSKEAVSHAAHAANVGAQGLMVIPRLLSRGSSPAAQHAHFSAILQAAPALPAVIYNSPYYGFATRADLFFELRAKHPNLIGFKEFGGAADLRYAAEHITSQDDDVTLMVGVDTQVVHGFVNCGATGAITGIGNALPREVLHLVALSRKAAAGDAVARRQARELEAALLVLSSFDEGTDLVLFYKHLMVLNGDTEYTLHFNETDALSPSQRRYAESQYALFRDWYANWSREVVA, encoded by the coding sequence ATGAGCGACAATATTTTCACCGGCACCATCCCGGCCCTGATGACCCCGTGCACCGCCGACCGCACGCCCGACTTCGACGCTCTGGTGCGCAAGGGCCGCGAGCTGGTCGATGCCGGCATGAGCGCGGTGGTGTACTGCGGTTCGATGGGCGACTGGCCGCTGCTGACCGAAGCGCAGCGCCAGGAAGGCGTGGCGCGTCTGGTGGCCGCTGGTGTGCCCACCATCGTCGGCACCGGTGCGGTCAATTCGAAAGAGGCCGTATCGCATGCCGCCCACGCGGCCAACGTCGGTGCGCAAGGCCTGATGGTGATTCCGCGCCTGCTGTCGCGCGGCTCGTCGCCGGCGGCGCAACACGCGCACTTCTCGGCTATCCTGCAAGCGGCGCCGGCGCTGCCGGCCGTCATCTACAACAGCCCGTATTACGGCTTTGCCACCCGCGCCGACCTGTTCTTCGAACTGCGCGCCAAGCACCCCAACCTAATCGGCTTCAAGGAATTCGGCGGCGCTGCCGACCTGCGTTATGCGGCCGAGCACATCACCAGCCAGGATGACGATGTCACCCTGATGGTGGGCGTCGATACCCAGGTGGTCCACGGCTTCGTCAACTGCGGCGCCACCGGCGCCATTACCGGCATCGGCAATGCGCTGCCGCGCGAGGTGCTGCACCTGGTCGCCCTGTCGCGCAAGGCTGCCGCCGGCGACGCCGTGGCCCGCCGCCAGGCGCGCGAACTGGAAGCGGCGCTCTTGGTGCTGTCGTCGTTCGACGAGGGTACCGACCTGGTGCTGTTCTACAAGCACCTGATGGTGCTCAACGGCGACACCGAGTACACGCTGCACTTCAACGAGACCGACGCCCTGAGCCCCAGCCAGCGCCGCTACGCCGAATCGCAATACGCGCTGTTCCGCGACTGGTACGCCAACTGGAGCCGGGAAGTAGTCGCGTGA
- a CDS encoding GntR family transcriptional regulator, with amino-acid sequence MTVADQAADALRRKIMSGELAEGFSLRQDALAAEFGISRIPVREALVQLEGEGLVKIVAHKGAVVSGLSLDEISELFMLRSVLEPLLLKKSAPKLTLEDYAQLDAILAEYKVELLAQHTTRWGELNMRLHDVLLARANQPRTAAIVAALLQQTDRYTRMQLSLSADSIRQAQHEHEELVDLCRHGDVRGAAALLKRHIEHASRDLERFILSNRRAG; translated from the coding sequence ATGACCGTCGCCGACCAGGCGGCGGACGCGCTGCGCCGCAAAATCATGTCGGGCGAACTGGCCGAAGGGTTTTCCCTGCGCCAGGACGCCCTTGCCGCCGAGTTCGGCATCAGCCGGATCCCGGTGCGCGAAGCGCTGGTGCAACTCGAGGGCGAAGGGCTGGTCAAGATCGTCGCGCACAAGGGCGCGGTGGTGTCGGGCTTGTCGCTCGACGAGATCAGCGAGCTGTTCATGCTGCGCAGCGTGCTCGAACCTTTGCTCCTGAAGAAGTCAGCGCCAAAGCTGACGCTGGAAGACTACGCCCAGCTCGACGCCATCCTGGCCGAATACAAGGTGGAATTACTGGCCCAGCACACCACGCGCTGGGGCGAACTCAACATGCGCCTGCATGACGTGCTGCTCGCGCGCGCCAACCAGCCGCGCACGGCGGCCATTGTCGCCGCCCTGCTGCAGCAAACCGACCGTTATACGCGCATGCAGCTGTCGCTCAGCGCCGACAGCATCCGCCAGGCCCAGCACGAGCACGAGGAACTTGTTGATCTCTGCCGCCACGGCGACGTGCGCGGTGCGGCAGCGTTGCTCAAGCGGCATATCGAGCACGCCAGCCGTGATCTCGAGCGCTTCATTTTGTCGAATCGGCGCGCAGGTTAG
- a CDS encoding MFS transporter: protein MHSDPVSDTSLPAVPIAAPHGAGLANFALAIGGLAIGTGEFASMSILPIVATDLHTDLPHMGHMISAYALGVVFGAPLIAIFLARMPKKAMLVMLMALYAAGNLLSAAAPAYGSLLLARFVAGIPHGAYFGVAALVAAAMAVPEKRGQAVSRVLLGLTIANIFGVPLATWLSQAFGWRSAFLVVGVLGVVTALMVRRYVPFIAAGDASPRRELGVFRRAQVWVTLLMVSVGFGGLFAVYTYVTPTLLEITKVSPNMVAVLLALIGVGMTLGNLVGGWLADRSRLWTIFGALVWNVVALTAFYYTSANVWAVAINLFLIGCGIAVAPAVQTRLMDVAGDAQTVTAALNHSAFNCANAAGAWFGGMAIAHGLGLQSTGLVGAMLALGGIAVLGVSVLMERRSMPAAVPA from the coding sequence ATGCATTCCGACCCTGTTTCCGACACCTCCCTCCCCGCCGTTCCGATTGCCGCGCCGCACGGCGCCGGCCTGGCCAATTTCGCGCTGGCCATCGGTGGCCTGGCGATAGGCACCGGCGAATTCGCCTCGATGAGCATCCTGCCGATCGTCGCCACCGACCTGCACACCGACCTGCCGCACATGGGCCACATGATCAGCGCCTATGCGCTGGGCGTGGTGTTCGGCGCGCCGCTGATCGCCATCTTCCTGGCGCGGATGCCGAAAAAGGCCATGCTGGTGATGCTGATGGCGCTGTACGCGGCCGGCAACCTGCTCAGCGCCGCTGCGCCGGCCTACGGTTCGCTGCTGCTGGCGCGCTTCGTGGCCGGTATTCCGCACGGCGCCTATTTCGGCGTGGCCGCGCTGGTGGCGGCCGCGATGGCGGTGCCGGAAAAACGCGGCCAGGCCGTCTCGCGCGTGCTGCTGGGACTGACGATTGCCAACATCTTCGGGGTGCCGCTGGCCACGTGGCTGAGCCAGGCCTTCGGCTGGCGTTCGGCATTCCTGGTCGTCGGGGTGCTGGGCGTGGTCACCGCGCTGATGGTGCGCCGCTACGTGCCGTTCATCGCCGCCGGCGACGCCAGCCCGCGACGCGAGCTCGGCGTGTTCCGCCGCGCCCAGGTGTGGGTTACCCTGCTGATGGTGTCGGTGGGCTTTGGCGGCCTGTTCGCCGTGTACACGTACGTGACGCCGACCCTGCTGGAAATCACCAAGGTATCGCCGAACATGGTGGCGGTGCTGCTGGCCCTGATCGGCGTCGGCATGACGCTCGGTAACCTGGTAGGCGGCTGGCTGGCCGACCGCTCGCGCCTGTGGACCATTTTTGGTGCGCTGGTCTGGAACGTGGTGGCGCTCACCGCCTTCTACTACACCAGCGCCAACGTCTGGGCCGTGGCGATCAACCTGTTCCTGATCGGCTGCGGCATCGCCGTCGCGCCAGCCGTGCAAACGCGCCTGATGGACGTGGCCGGCGACGCCCAGACCGTCACCGCCGCCCTGAACCACTCGGCCTTCAACTGCGCCAACGCAGCCGGCGCCTGGTTCGGCGGCATGGCAATCGCCCACGGCCTGGGCCTGCAATCGACCGGCCTGGTCGGGGCCATGCTGGCGCTGGGCGGGATTGCGGTGCTGGGGGTGTCGGTGTTGATGGAGCGGCGGTCGATGCCGGCGGCGGTGCCGGCCTGA